The following proteins are encoded in a genomic region of Drosophila miranda strain MSH22 chromosome 4, D.miranda_PacBio2.1, whole genome shotgun sequence:
- the LOC108162949 gene encoding adult cuticle protein 1 — protein sequence MKFAVVVVLFALAYGVNSSVVPLLTSIHGGHVLVGAGPAVAGSVAIQASAVPAAVPLVLSPAAPVLIQSAPAHATIVAAHPPAVVAVAAPPASYVAKTRGALHVAPLPGHSQSAASVNLEPAPGTW from the exons ATGAAG TTCGCCGTTGTCGTAGTCTTGTTCGCCCTGGCCTATGGAGTCAACAGCTCTGTGGTGCCGCTGCTGACCAGCATCCATGGCGGTCATGTGCTGGTGGGTGCTGGACCCGCCGTTGCCGGTTCGGTGGCCATCCAGGCCTCAGCTGTGCCCGCTGCCGTGCCCCTGGTCCTGTCCCCAGCTGCACCCGTGCTCATCCAGTCGGCCCCAGCCCATGCCACCATTGTGGCCGCCCATCCGCCCGCTGTGGTCGCAGTGGCTGCTCCCCCTGCCAGCTATGTGGCCAAGACCCGTGGCGCCCTCCACGTGGCACCCCTGCCCGGACACTCGCAGTCGGCGGCCTCCGTCAACCTGGAGCCCGCACCAGGCACCTGGTAA
- the LOC108162950 gene encoding ATP synthase subunit g, mitochondrial has translation MSQYVAKATALANNLAALARPQLKEFWKYAKVELSPPLPGDFQKLQTAAKSTKNLKTGVKGLGGRLGQVTVREAWLNILVTVEVITWFYMGEVIGRRHFVGYKV, from the exons ATGAGTCAATACGTTGCCAAGGCCACTGCACTCGCCAATA ATCTTGCTGCTTTGGCACGTCCGCAGCTGAAGGAATTCTGGAAATATGCCAAAGTGGAGCTGTCGCCGCCGTTGCCCGGCGATTTCCAGAAGCTGCAGACCGCGGCCAAGTCCACGAAGAATCTCAAGACGGGTGTGAAGGGCTTGGGCGGCCGTCTCGGCCAGGTCACAGTGCGCGAGGCCTGGCTGAACATCCTGGTCACCGTCGAGGTAATCACCTGGTTCTACATGGGCGAGGTGATCGGACGTCGCCACTTTGTGGGCTACAAGGTCTAA